Genomic window (Verrucomicrobiia bacterium):
TTCAAAACGAGCTTTCCTGCTTGCGGCGACGGGCTGGCGTTGTTAAAAAATTCAGCGAAACGGCGCCGTTTTCCGAGCGAAGGTTGAAGGAGACGATTACCGGTTTTGTGATGGTTCCACTTCGAGAATTTTTCGCGATGTTAAATTATTGCGCAAATCCATACGAAGTGGGACAAATCAATTAGTGGTGGTGCGTTGAAACCGCACCACAACATGCACGACAAATTGGAAGGTGGGTTGGTGCGAGCCGACCCGTTTGACGGAAGCACGGAAATGAATTTGTTGTCGCTCTTGTTGAGGCGGGAGTGGACAACTGAAAATTAACCAAATTAAACCTCAATGAAAGGACGCGATGCGCGCCAAGAAAATGAATAATGTCAGCCCCCTGATTCCCCAAGGCTCCAATCTGGAGCAACAAAACCAAGCCCGAGCCAGTCTCAAAACCAAAATCTTTTGCGCCCTGGGCGTGAATGTCGCCGTGTTGCTCGGGTTGTTGTTGATGCCGGGATGCAAACGCGAAACACCACCGCCACCGGTGGATAATAACATGGACGATTTTTACAACACCGGAGTGTACACCGAAAGCAATCCGCCGGTGACCGAGGTGGAATCGAACTGGCAACCGGAACTGGTTGGCAGTAATGCCGCGCCCGCGCTGACTCCGCAAACCGAGACCGGGACAACGTCTTTCCCCGTCGTGGAACCCACGACCCTGCCAACGCCGCCGCCGCTACCGGAGGCGGGCACTTCCGAATACGTCGTGAAAAAAGGAGATACGTTTTCCTCCATCGCGCCCAAGTTCCACATCACCACGAAGGCGTTGCAGGAAGCGAACCCGAACGTCGAGCCGACGAAGCTGCAGATCAATCAGAAGCTGGTGATTCCGGTGCCGGCCGCCGTGCCGTCGCCCACAACCGCAGCGGCTCCAGCGGCGGATGGGATGAGAATTCATGAGGTTAAATCGGGAGATAGTTTGAGCGCCTTGGCGAGCACGTACCATACGACGGTCAAGGCCATCCAAGCCGCCAACGGTTTGAAAAATTCGACGATCAAGGTGGGGCAAAAATTGAAAATTCCTGCCAGTAACTAGGTGGGCCGTTGTGAGGGCGGCCTCCACGTCAGGGTCGCCCGGAATAAGATGAAGACCGCTGTAACCACACTGATGGCTTGCGTTGCCGCCCTGCTCGTGTTGGGGCTGGTGATGTTGTACAGCTCGACGATGAACGATCTAAACCGGTCCACGGGGCAGTTCACCGGTCCGAAGTTGTTCGTCTCCCAGTTGGTTTGGTGCGGCCTGGGATTGGGCGCGTGTCTTGTGGCGACGTTGGTTGATTATCGGCTGCTGCGAAAATACGCCTGGGTTTTGTATGCCCTGGCCGCGGGGTTGCTCCTGGCCGTGCTGGTGTTGCCCGAACCGTGGGGCAAACCCATCAACGGCGCCCGACGTTGGCTCAATTTGCCGTTCAGCAACGTGCAACCCTCCGAATTCGCCAAGCTTGCTTTGATCATCGTTATGGCCTGGTATTGCGAGCGTTACCAGCGCCGGATGCGTAATTGGACGCGCGGCGTCATTATCCCCGGCGGCATCATGGCGGTATTGTTGGGGCTGATTTTTGTCGAACCCGATCGCGGCACCACCATTTTGCTGGCGGCCATTGGCGGGACCATGCTGCTCATGGCCGGAGTCCAATGGCGGTTTTTTGTTCCGCCCGCCTTGTTGGCAGTGGCAGGACTGGCCTTTTCCATCTGGCAGGATCCCATGCGCATGAAGCGGATTTTTAGCTGGCTCTACTTGGAGGAAAATCGTGAGGGCGTTGGCTATCAGGCGTACCAGGCGATGATCGCCCTCGGCGCCGGCGGCTGGTCTGGATTGGGCTTGGGGAATGGTCGCCAAAAAATGGGTTTCGTGCCGGAGCACCACACGGATTTCATTCTTTCGATCATCGGTGAAGAACTGGGATTGGTTGCCACCTTGGGCGTCGTGCTGGCTTTTGTGCTGATTTTTATCTGCGGATTTTACATCGCGTCGCGCGCCCGGGACACGTTCGGCATGATGCTCGCCGCGGGCATCAGTTTTCTGATTGGGTTGCAAGCCTTCATCAACATCGGCGTTGTGACCAGCACGCTGCCCAACAAAGGATTGGCGTTGCCGTTCATCAGTTATGGCGGATCAAGTTTGCTGGTCATGTTGACGGCGGTCGGGCTGTTGTTGAGTGTGGCGCGGCAAGGTCGCGCCCCTGAACCGAAACCGGTCAATCCCTTCACCGCGGACGAATTCCCCGAGGCCCAAACCACATGACGGCGACCTCATCCGCTCCCCTTCATGTCGCCATTGCTTGTGGCGGCACGGGCGGACATCTCTTTCCGGGACTGGCGGTGGCTGAACAACTTCGGGCTTGCGGAGTCGCGGTCAGCGTTTTGATTTCGCCGAAGGAGGTGGATCAACAAGCGGTGCGCGCCGCGTCGGGAGTCGAGGTGGCCACGCTGCCGGCGGTGGCCTGGCAACGGGGAAGTCGGCTCGGATTTTTTCTCGGATTTTTCCAATCCTGGCGTGCCGCGCGACGATTGTTTCGTTCCCGGAATACTGCCGCCGTTTTAGCCATGGGCGGTTTCACCGCCGCGCCTCCGGTGTTGGCGGGACGCGGGTTGCGCTGCAAAACTTTTCTGCACGAATCCAACACCATTCCCGGCAAAGCGAACCGTTGGTTGGCGTCGCGGGTGGACGTGGCGTTCGTCGGGTTTCCCGAAGCCTCGCGGCGTTTGTCGGCGCGGGAATTTGCGGTTACTGGCACGCCGGTGCGGGCGGAACTGCGCCGCGGTGACGCTGCGGCGAGTCGAATGGAGTTGGGTCTCGACCCGGATCGCCCGGTCGTTTTGATCACGGGCGGCAGTCAGGGGGCGAGCCGCATCAACAACCTGATCTTGGAAACTTTACCGCATCTGACCGGGCCAACCAGGAATTGGCAATGGCTGCATCTGGCCGGGACGCGCGACGTGGAAACGGTTCGCGCCGCTTACGCAGCCTGCGGAGTGACGGCGATGGTGCATCCGTTTTTGAACCGAATGCCCCTGGCTTTGCGCGCCGCGACTGTTTGCGTCAGCCGCGCCGGCGCCTCTTCGCTGGCGGAGTTGGCCGCCGTTCGCTTGCCCGCCATTTTGATTCCGTTGCCCAGTGCTGCTGATAATCATCAATGGCATAACGCCCACGCCTACGCGGAAAGCGGTGCCGCCATTTTACTGGAGCAACCCACCGTGACTCCCGAGCGGCTGGTGAAGTCGTTGCAAGGGCTGATTGAGGACGCGATTGCCCGGGCCACCATGCAAACCGCGTTGGCCAAGTGGGATCACTCGAAAGCTGCTGAGATGATTGTGGGCCGGATTTTGCAAACGCTTGGTCGTTCGGTGGCGGCGGAAAAACTTTCGCTCGAAAAGCTGTCGGGAAGTGACGAGGAATCGCGATTGATGCAAATCGAAAGTGTGGTTGTGGTATGAATGTGTCACCCTTTCCGCCCGCCGCCGATGCCTCGCATTGTGACGCGCCGTTGCGCGGGTTGGAGTCGGTCGTTTCGGCCGCCACGGTCATCCGGCGCAATGCCCCTCTGGCTAAACGCACCACGTTCCGCGTCGGGGGGGCTGCGGACTTTTATGTCGAACCCGCTTCGGAAACGGAGTTGGCGGCGGTGCTGCGTTGGTGTGCGGAATTTGCGGTGCCCTTTTTTGTCCTCGGTCGCGGCTCAAATTTGCTGGTGCGCGATGGCGGTTTTCGCGGGGTCGTCATCTGTTTGGCGCATCCAAGTTTTAGCGCGGTGGTGGTGGATGGCGAACGGTTGCGTTGCGGGGCCGGGGCGCGCTTGAAGCAGGTGGCGGTTGACGCAAAGCGCGCCGGTTTGACGGGCGTGGAATTTTTTGAGGGCATTCCCGGCAGTGTGGGAGGCGCGTTGCGCATGAACGCCGGCGCGATGGGGAGTGAAACTTTCCGCGTGGTGGAATCCGTGCGCGTGATGGATGCAACCGGAGTTGGGCGCGATTTGGCGGCGAGCGAAATTGAATTTACCTATCGCAGTTGCGCATTGCTGAAAACGCATCTGGCGTTGGGCGCGGTTTTCAAATGCCGCGCTTCGACTCGTGAGGAAGTTGAACATCGGATGAAGGAGTTCAGCCTCAAGCGTTGGAGTTCGCAGCCGGCGGCTTCCAGCGCGGGTTGTTGCTTCAAGAATCCGCCGAACGTCCCCGCGGGCAAATTGGTGGATGAATTGGGATTGAAAGGAACGAAAGTTGGCGGCGCGATGGTTTCCCTGGAGCACGGCAATTTTGTCATCAACGACGGCACGGCCACGGCGCGGGACATTTTGAATTTGCTGGCGCTGATTCAGGCCAAAGCCAAAACCGAGCGCGGCATTGAGCTGACGACGGAAGTCCAGATCGTCGGGGAGGATTGAACCAGTGGCGATGATTGAAAAGCTGAATATCACGGTCATGTTGGGCGGCCCGAGTGCGGAACGGGAAGTCTCGCTGCGTTCCGGCGCGTCCGTCGCGGCGGCGTTGCGTTCACTGGGGCATCGGGTTGCGGAACTCGATCCGCAATCGCCGGACTGGAAACTGCCGTCGCCGACGGACGTGGTTTTTCTGGCTTTGCACGGGACCTACGGTGAGGACGGTACGGTGCAGGCCGAATTGGAGCAACGGGGCGTGCCTTACACCGGGTGCGATGCGGCGGCCAGCCGGATCGGATTTGATAAGGCGTTGACGAAGGAAGCGTTGGTTGCCGCCGGAGTGCCGACCGCCCGATCCCTCGTGGTGGCCACGTCGGACACACCCTGGCCGACGGGGTGGAATCCGCCGCTGGTCATCAAACCGGTGCGCCAGGGTTCGAGCGTTGGCCTCCAGTTTGTCGAACGACGGGAGGAATGGTCCACCGCTTTGGCGGAAGCCTTGCGCCACGACTCGCGCGTGTTGGTTGAGGAGAAAATAATCGGCCGCGAAACGACCGTGGGCATCCTGGACGATCAACCGTTGCCGATTGTGGAAGTGCGACCGAAATCCGGCACCTACGACTATCAAAATAAATACACCGCCGGCCGGACGGATTATTTTTGCCCGGCTGATTTTGATCCGGCCACCACGGAACGCATTCAGGCTGCCGGCCGCGCGGCGTTTAAGGCGGTGGGTGGTCGCGATTATGCCCGCGTGGATGTGATGGTGCGCACCAACGGTGATCCGGTGGTGTTGGAAATCAACACGCTCCCGGGGATGACGGAAACCAGCTTGTTGCCCAAGGCCGCGGCGGCGGCGGGAATCACTTATCCGGAGTTGTGCCAGCGCATGGTTGCCCTGGCGCTTAAACGCAAATGAGTTGGATCAAACGCAAACCTGTCAACCGACGCGTTGGGCGCATTCACGTCCTGGATGTGAAATTGCGCTCGGATCAAGTGCGTCGCGCGCGTTTGCGCAAGACGAGCCTGGCGCTGGCGGCGTTGCTCGGCACGGTGGTTGGCGCGTTCGCGCTGTGGCACGCGGGACAGTGGGTGGTTGGCGAATTGGTTTATAGAAATTCAGCGTTCGCGATTCGCACCATCGAAGTGCATACGGATGGCGCGATCGCGCCGGATCAACTGCGTCGTTGGGCCAACGTCCGTCCCGGTCAGAATCTTCTGGCGCTGGACCTGGCGCGCGTAAAACGTGATTTGCAATTGTCCCCGGCGCTGGAAACGGTCATGGTCGAACGCATCCTTCCGCATACGTTGCGCATCCAGGTGGCCGAGCGCGAGCCGGTTTTGCAGGTGAGCGTGCCCACGGTGCGCGCTCCAGGTCACTTGGAAGCGGCTGTTTTCTACATCGGAACGGACGGCGTGGTGATGCTGCCGTTGGATGCAAGGCGGCGCACCCGGCCGCTGTTGGCTGCGGACGATGGATTGCCGCAATTATCCGGTTTGAACCTGGGAGACGTGCGACCGGGCCAGCGGCTGGCGTCGCCCGCCGTGCAGTCGGCATTGCGATTGGTCAATGAATTTGCTTATTCGCCGCTGGCGGG
Coding sequences:
- a CDS encoding D-alanine--D-alanine ligase, producing the protein MIEKLNITVMLGGPSAEREVSLRSGASVAAALRSLGHRVAELDPQSPDWKLPSPTDVVFLALHGTYGEDGTVQAELEQRGVPYTGCDAAASRIGFDKALTKEALVAAGVPTARSLVVATSDTPWPTGWNPPLVIKPVRQGSSVGLQFVERREEWSTALAEALRHDSRVLVEEKIIGRETTVGILDDQPLPIVEVRPKSGTYDYQNKYTAGRTDYFCPADFDPATTERIQAAGRAAFKAVGGRDYARVDVMVRTNGDPVVLEINTLPGMTETSLLPKAAAAAGITYPELCQRMVALALKRK
- a CDS encoding FtsQ-type POTRA domain-containing protein; this encodes MSWIKRKPVNRRVGRIHVLDVKLRSDQVRRARLRKTSLALAALLGTVVGAFALWHAGQWVVGELVYRNSAFAIRTIEVHTDGAIAPDQLRRWANVRPGQNLLALDLARVKRDLQLSPALETVMVERILPHTLRIQVAEREPVLQVSVPTVRAPGHLEAAVFYIGTDGVVMLPLDARRRTRPLLAADDGLPQLSGLNLGDVRPGQRLASPAVQSALRLVNEFAYSPLAGLVDLRRIDVSAVDVIVVTTAQGSEVTLGFENLEQQLRRWRQIHDLGVRTHRNVASIDLSVSNNVPVRWLEANIVPPPAKPPKPIRNKKRNV
- the ftsW gene encoding putative lipid II flippase FtsW is translated as MKTAVTTLMACVAALLVLGLVMLYSSTMNDLNRSTGQFTGPKLFVSQLVWCGLGLGACLVATLVDYRLLRKYAWVLYALAAGLLLAVLVLPEPWGKPINGARRWLNLPFSNVQPSEFAKLALIIVMAWYCERYQRRMRNWTRGVIIPGGIMAVLLGLIFVEPDRGTTILLAAIGGTMLLMAGVQWRFFVPPALLAVAGLAFSIWQDPMRMKRIFSWLYLEENREGVGYQAYQAMIALGAGGWSGLGLGNGRQKMGFVPEHHTDFILSIIGEELGLVATLGVVLAFVLIFICGFYIASRARDTFGMMLAAGISFLIGLQAFINIGVVTSTLPNKGLALPFISYGGSSLLVMLTAVGLLLSVARQGRAPEPKPVNPFTADEFPEAQTT
- a CDS encoding LysM peptidoglycan-binding domain-containing protein; its protein translation is MRAKKMNNVSPLIPQGSNLEQQNQARASLKTKIFCALGVNVAVLLGLLLMPGCKRETPPPPVDNNMDDFYNTGVYTESNPPVTEVESNWQPELVGSNAAPALTPQTETGTTSFPVVEPTTLPTPPPLPEAGTSEYVVKKGDTFSSIAPKFHITTKALQEANPNVEPTKLQINQKLVIPVPAAVPSPTTAAAPAADGMRIHEVKSGDSLSALASTYHTTVKAIQAANGLKNSTIKVGQKLKIPASN
- the murB gene encoding UDP-N-acetylmuramate dehydrogenase; translation: MNVSPFPPAADASHCDAPLRGLESVVSAATVIRRNAPLAKRTTFRVGGAADFYVEPASETELAAVLRWCAEFAVPFFVLGRGSNLLVRDGGFRGVVICLAHPSFSAVVVDGERLRCGAGARLKQVAVDAKRAGLTGVEFFEGIPGSVGGALRMNAGAMGSETFRVVESVRVMDATGVGRDLAASEIEFTYRSCALLKTHLALGAVFKCRASTREEVEHRMKEFSLKRWSSQPAASSAGCCFKNPPNVPAGKLVDELGLKGTKVGGAMVSLEHGNFVINDGTATARDILNLLALIQAKAKTERGIELTTEVQIVGED
- the murG gene encoding undecaprenyldiphospho-muramoylpentapeptide beta-N-acetylglucosaminyltransferase — encoded protein: MTATSSAPLHVAIACGGTGGHLFPGLAVAEQLRACGVAVSVLISPKEVDQQAVRAASGVEVATLPAVAWQRGSRLGFFLGFFQSWRAARRLFRSRNTAAVLAMGGFTAAPPVLAGRGLRCKTFLHESNTIPGKANRWLASRVDVAFVGFPEASRRLSAREFAVTGTPVRAELRRGDAAASRMELGLDPDRPVVLITGGSQGASRINNLILETLPHLTGPTRNWQWLHLAGTRDVETVRAAYAACGVTAMVHPFLNRMPLALRAATVCVSRAGASSLAELAAVRLPAILIPLPSAADNHQWHNAHAYAESGAAILLEQPTVTPERLVKSLQGLIEDAIARATMQTALAKWDHSKAAEMIVGRILQTLGRSVAAEKLSLEKLSGSDEESRLMQIESVVVV